The Gemmatimonas sp. genomic interval GACCCGAAGCGTCGCGGGCTGCTCTACGCGGGCACCGAACACATGGTGTGGGTGTCGGGCAACGACGGTGACAGCTGGCAGCCGCTGCGCCGCAACATGCCGGTCATCTCCATTCGCGATCTCGTCGTGAAGGATGACGATCTCGCCGTCGCCACGCACGGGCGTGGCTTCTGGATTCTCGACAACGTCACCGCGCTGCGGCAGTTCGGCGCCACCACCGCCGCCACCCCGGCGCTGCTCTTTGCGCCGGCCGTGGCCACCCGGGTGCGCTACAGCATGTACACCGACACGCCGGTGCCGCCCGATGAGCCGCACGCAGAGAATCCCCCCGATGGCGCCATGATCGACTACTGGCTGGCGCGCGACGCCGCCGCCGTATCGATCGAGCTGCTCGATGCGCGCGGGCGGGTGCTGCGCCGCTACGCGAGCAGCGATCCCGTGCCGCCCCCCGCCGACGCGGGCAATGCGCCGTGGTACTGGTTCCGCCCCGCGAGTGCGCCCGGGACCAAGGCCGGGATGCAGCGCTTCACCTGGGACCTGCACTATGCGCGCCCCACCGACAGCTGCGCCCTCCCCATTTCGGCCACGCCGTACAACACCAAGTGCGAGCCCGAGGGGCCGTGGGTCATGCCCGGCACGTACACGGTGCGGCTCACCGTCGACGGTACCGTGCACAGCAAGCCGCTCACCGTGCGCATGGACCCGCGGGTGAAGACCCCGCGTGCGGCCTTGCAGGCGCAGCACGACCTGAGCGTGGCGCTCTACGACGCCATGCTGCTGGCGCGCACGCGCGTGAACGAGGCGCGGCAGGCGGGGCTGGCCGAGTTCGTGACCGCCTACGGGGCCGTGGCGGGGGCGCACCAGACGGTCATCGATGTGCTTCAGGACAGCGACACGCCGCCTACCGAACCCATGCGCACCGCCGCGCGCGAGCGGCTGGCCGCCTGGCGGGCACTCGAGGCCCGGTGGGCGGCGCGCCGGTGACGATGACAGCGCCCTCGGCTACAGCTGCCCGGTGCTCCCCCACTGCGCCACCTGCGCGCAGTATGCGGCATCGTCATACCGCGACAGCAGAAAGGCACGCTCGTACGACGGCCGCGAGGCGCCGGTGACCTGCGCGGCCAGCAGCTCCGCCGCCGCCGGCGCGGCCATGAGCCCGAATCCCGAAAAGGCCGCGCACACGTACGCCCCGTCGACGCCCATGGGCCCCACCAACGGCCGGTTCTCCTCGGTCTTGGTGTAATAGCCGCCGTCCACGTACGCGTGCGGCAACCGGTCGAGATACGCCGCCAGCCCCGGCGCCAACCGCGTCATGCCGCGCAGCACCACCTCGGCATAGAACGCATCCTCCGGCAGCGGAAACACGGGGTCGTCGAAGCGGTGCGCGCCATGATAGTCCCACAGCATGAGCACCGTGCGCGCGGCGCCGTATCCCTCGGGGCGCAGATGAATGCCCGCCGGCAGCGGTTCGGTGAGCCAGCGCGTGCTCGCGTCGGCGGCCAGTTCGGCACGCTCCTCGTCGCTCCACTCGAGACACTGCGCATCATCGAGAATGACGAGCCCCGTGTCGCGATCGATCACGCCGCGCGCATCCTCGATGGCAATCTTGTAGTGCGCCTCGCTGAAGAGTGGCAGCGCAACGCCGCACAACGCCGCCACCTGCTTCGCGTAGGGGCCCGCCGCATTCACGAACACCGGTGTGCTGATGGTGTGCGTGACGCCCGATGACGTGGCCACCTGCACCGCCGTCACCCTGCCCCCCTCCTGCTGCACACCGCTCACCCGCCCGGCGAGCAGTGTTGTACCCGCCGCCCGCGCCTGCTCCAACAGCAGCATCCCCAACTGCTGCCCGCTGAACCAGCCGCACCGACGCGCATGCAGCACCGCGCAGATGTCGGGCGACAGCCACGGAAAGTGCGCGGCAATGGCGTCACGATCGAGAAAGAGATCGGCGCCCGTGGGGTGCCCCTGCCACCCCTGATGCGCCGACGGCTCATACGCGGCCGCCTCCTGCCGTGAGCGATACGTGCGCACCTCGCCGGCTCCCTGCGATGCCGCCAGTACCGCATCGGCTGCGAACTGCGCCGCCCGCGCGGCGCGCGCGGTGGCGTACACGTACCCGCGCCGGTTGAGCAGGAACCGGTTGTCGCTCGCCGTGGCCCACGTCTCCAGCAGGTCGATGCTGCGGTTCATGAGCCGCACCATGGCGTCGTCGGGGCCAGGCCACCAGTTGCGATAGGCTTCGGTGCTCTTGTCGCTGGTGAGCGTGAGTGGCGGCGTGTCGTCCACGATGACCACGCGCGCGAGGCCGCGCCCAACCGCCAGCGCATGCGCCGCCGCAATGCCGGCAATACCGGCGCCGCAGATCACGACATCGGCGGTGTCCGTCGCGCCGGCGCCGTGCAGGCCGTCACTCATACGCGCGCACCGGCATGCACACCGTGTGCCCAGAGCGCACGCTCCACCATGGTGGCGTGCCAGCCGTTCGCCAGCGCCGCCGCGCGCGCCGTCAATGCCGCCACGTACTTGCGGTAGTACGGCGCCGTCCACGCGATCGTCCCCATTCCCTCCACGTGCGGCGCCACCTGGCCGGTGACGATCTCGTCGAAGAAGGGGAAGCGGTCGGGCGCCATGATGGCCAGCACCGCCGACGCCGTGGCCGGCCCCACGCCACCCAATGCGCTCACCGCGGCCACCGCCTTGGCGGTGTTGTCGAGCAACGCCGACGCACGCGCCGTGGCCGCTTCCACGGCACCGGACGGGTTGTTGCGCACCAGCACGAGGTTGGGAGCGCGCCACACGCCGCGCGCCATCTTCCACTCGGTGATGCGCACCATCTCGTCGTGCGTCACGTGCATGGGCGCGCGCGCATGCACCAGCGCCGGCAGCTCGTGCCGGTACCAGACATCGTGCGCCGGCAGCTTGCCGTTGGGCAGGGCGGCAATGGCGCGGTCGTACGTGGCGAGCGCCTGTTCCCAGGAGGACAGGGTGTCGTCACGCCAAAGCGGAAGGTCGGCCAGAAGAACCATGCGCCTAAGCTACACACCACCACGGTACGCGCAGCACGGACACCATGCGCCGCCCCGTGCAGTCAGCCGCGCAGATCGTCCAGCAGATACGTGGGGGCCTGCGCACCGGCCTCCTGCACCTGCACGGCGGTCGTCACGCCCGTGAGCACGATCGCGCTGGCAATCCCCACCGCGCGGGCGCCGGCAATGTCGGTGTGCAGCGTATCGCCCAGCATGACCGCCTGCCTCGTGCCCACCATCTCCAGCGCCGTTTCGAAGTGGCGCGCCGCCGGCTTGCCCAGCACCTCGAAGCGCAGCGTCCCGTGCCCCAGCAGCAGGTCGAGCGCGCGCTCCAGCATGCCCGCCAGCGACCCGGCCGTCAGGCCGAAGGTACCGTTGGCCGATGGATACACGAGGTCGGGGTTGGCGAGCAACAGCACGGGTGCACGGCCGCGCTCTGCTGCCGTCACGATCATGCTGAGGGTCGCGTCCAGCATGCCCAGTGTGTCGAAGCCGCCCTCGTCGGCAAGAACCACCGCGTCGGCCGGATTGGCGGGGTCCGGATCGACCACCAGCGCCCCCACCTGCCGCGCGTAGCCGGCCGAATCGCCGGTGCCCAGTACCACCACGCGCCGCCCGCGCATGCCATGCTGCTCGAGCGCCGGCGCAATGAGCATCCCTGAACTCAGCACATGCTCCGGCTGCACCGGAATCCCCAGACGCAGAAAACGCCGTGACGCGCGCGCAGGGGAGCGCGACGCATCGTTGGTCACCACCAGAAAGCGCTGGCCACGCGCCACCAGATGCGCGATGGCCTCGGCGGCGCCAGGCAACGCGCCGGCCG includes:
- a CDS encoding FAD-binding oxidoreductase, with product MSDGLHGAGATDTADVVICGAGIAGIAAAHALAVGRGLARVVIVDDTPPLTLTSDKSTEAYRNWWPGPDDAMVRLMNRSIDLLETWATASDNRFLLNRRGYVYATARAARAAQFAADAVLAASQGAGEVRTYRSRQEAAAYEPSAHQGWQGHPTGADLFLDRDAIAAHFPWLSPDICAVLHARRCGWFSGQQLGMLLLEQARAAGTTLLAGRVSGVQQEGGRVTAVQVATSSGVTHTISTPVFVNAAGPYAKQVAALCGVALPLFSEAHYKIAIEDARGVIDRDTGLVILDDAQCLEWSDEERAELAADASTRWLTEPLPAGIHLRPEGYGAARTVLMLWDYHGAHRFDDPVFPLPEDAFYAEVVLRGMTRLAPGLAAYLDRLPHAYVDGGYYTKTEENRPLVGPMGVDGAYVCAAFSGFGLMAAPAAAELLAAQVTGASRPSYERAFLLSRYDDAAYCAQVAQWGSTGQL
- a CDS encoding HAD hydrolase-like protein, with the protein product MTPPRAPAVQRIDFASLAERHEAILFDAYGVLVNAAGALPGAAEAIAHLVARGQRFLVVTNDASRSPARASRRFLRLGIPVQPEHVLSSGMLIAPALEQHGMRGRRVVVLGTGDSAGYARQVGALVVDPDPANPADAVVLADEGGFDTLGMLDATLSMIVTAAERGRAPVLLLANPDLVYPSANGTFGLTAGSLAGMLERALDLLLGHGTLRFEVLGKPAARHFETALEMVGTRQAVMLGDTLHTDIAGARAVGIASAIVLTGVTTAVQVQEAGAQAPTYLLDDLRG